Sequence from the Rutidosis leptorrhynchoides isolate AG116_Rl617_1_P2 chromosome 3, CSIRO_AGI_Rlap_v1, whole genome shotgun sequence genome:
TGGAAATTGTCCACCATTTTCCATTAGGTGTGAACGAAAAGTTGTGTCTTATCGTTGAAAGATTACATCTTTTGGTTGAAATGTCGCGTCCTTTCACTAGCACCTTTTCActtcctataaatataggaatatgATTTTGTTTTCATAACGAACAAACAAGAAAAATCACATTCTCACTAATACTATAATTTGATCTCTTCTTACCTAGAGacaaattgcgttcttgtcttatcccaattaagatttcgtgtaacccgaggcaagtaggatcgaaatacttaattaggaaagtgtttcacgattcaagaatcaatccaGGATTATGATGAAATTACGAGAAGAACGTGACATAAATATGAATCGTTGAAGACATGGGATTTTAGTCAGAATTAGGGATAATCCTATTGGGTTGAGTCGATCATTTGTACGGCTTGATGATTCTGGGAAGATATATTTCTATCACTTTGTAAAAAGTAACAAAAGGAATATGATGAAATTACGAGAAAAAAGTCTGCGTTTTCTGAAAAGACTCAATCCAAATGGTGGAACAACCAACTGTATGATCTGTATTTGTGGCACAATGAAGAAAATTCAAGGATGAATTATTTCATATTGCTTTCTATTTCAAAGGAAGAAAGCACGGTACACGTTTCTAATTTATCTTTTATAAATAATTGCGTCATGTGATTATTGAAATAAGTATGATTTGCTTGATATACTTATACATATTATGATATTGAGGGGTCTCCTGGTCATTTGCGTGATATACTTCGTATTTCTATCGTGATGCAACTATATGATTCATTCTGTATGCATGGTTTTTGTTATATGCAATTAACTTGAATCAATAGACATGATAAAGGATTTGGATTAATGAATCTGACTTGCATGAAATTCTTAAAATAGAATGGTAGTTAAATGTCCGTTAATGATTCCATTGCATGttgttatcaataaattgaaccatagAATGACCCAAAGTCCAACGTTGTTATCATTTATGTGGTGTCGGTTATAACATGGCATTGTTTTATGTCACCACTAATTATAACAGTATGATTTAAATGGGCTTTATTTTGGTTATAACTGTATGAATTCATGTTATTACATAATAGTTTGAATTCATGTTAATTTAATTTAATTCAACCATAATTTACATGGTGCCTGATATGGCATGTAAATTAATAACCACATGATTGTATGAACGAATTGGATTAATTTATTTGATTATAATATTTGTATGTACAAGattaaataatcgttcatttgattaTTTAGTTAGAGTGGATTGCAAATTTGTAATGGATTAATTTTGAAATCATGAGTTATATCATTAACTGATACAAATTGAATCATTATTCAAGATAATGATCGACATCCACAAGTTGTGGTTATGGGTTGTGAAAAATTATAATTGTTGTTAAGACAATGGCCTAATTGGTGACAAATGTTATGATACTTAACGGGTGGTAATAATCCGTTGGATAAgtcacaaaataaaataaaaaaaaaatgttgtgaattgACTGATTTGTTGTCAAATAATCCTGAAGTCTTTATTCATTAGTGAGATATGTCCATAAACCATTTAATAATCTATCAAGATGATACAAGTTAGTGAAACTAATATGATTTAATATGAAATAAGGATTAGATATTGCTTATTTGTTTCAAATACCGGTTTGCTTTGAAAATTAGTGGTATGATGTATGTGATTAATTCAAGTGACCAATATAGCATGGTGTTGGAAAGATCAACCATGGTCTAAGAAAATACATTGTGATGTGATTTAAGTATTTTATACTTATAGAAACCAACCATGGATTATGGTTTAATTCACAATGTAAATCCTTTAAGCATATTAAGAATGTATTGAGATTACTTTTGATCAAGAAGATGATACATCTACTAGTTGTTGTATTTTACAATTGGTATAGATGAGGTATCTTGGATCAAAAAGGttgatgttgagattatggatACAATAAACTTGTTATTATTACTTCTTGGTTTTAGAAGTGAATCACTAAggtatgtttataattataatctcatcatctaatgtaatggtaataattgtgTACATAAGGATAATGGGGATACATTATCAAGAGTGTACAAATTATAGATTTACATTCGTGACTTGTGAAAAGTGGACATGTGCAATGACTGATCAATCAATAACCTTGAGTACGCGCGCGGTTCTTATGCTAGGATAAGAATACATTAAATCTTTTGATAAAGGTTTACTATTCAAGTAAAATTGATTGAAGTCGAAAGAAATGTTCATTTAGATTTAAAATTATGGGATACACAATGGCTAAGGCATATAGTCAAATATATATGGAAAAGTCTAGACACTATTGCCTTAGAAGGACTATGTTTCGTGAGTTGATCACGAATGAAGTGATATCTATGGATTTGTTGGGTTACAATAAAATTTTGCGAATCACTTGACAAAATGGTTAGCCTGAGACTTAGTGCACAAGTCAGGCTATtggtgtgggattgaagtccaaccagatcttccaaagtgagacacccaattcccttctagtacaacgctaggagctgaattcaatgaggaaagcttactttctgaagattgaaacacatgaatattctgatcccaaagtatgtgtttagacccgtaagtTGAGGTAGGTTGAAGTttatcttcttaatagttcttttgaaaaattgcaaatgCGGGTACAAGATATAAAAGAACTACCTATGTgagcatgaagttttgccgcttcaagaaGCTTTGGACTTAGGTTGCcgatatgttcactgaaggattgggacacatggcttataatagtgtcaagtCAGTATTAGACgaatgtaagaaactgatgtgtgtATTAGGTCGCGTCCTTTCACTAGCACCTTTTCActtcctataaatataggaatatgATTTTGTTTTCATAACGAACAAACAAGAAAACTCACATTCTCACTAATACTATAATTTGATCTCTTCTTGCCTAGAGacaaattgcgttcttgtcttatcccaattaagatttcgtgtaacccgaggcaagtagggtcgaaatacttaattaggaaagtgtttcacgattcaagaatcaatccaGGATTATCAATTTTCAACCCTTTTTCTAACATTCTTAAGCATCTAAATATCAATGTTTATAAAACATCTTGTATGCTGTTAACGATAAATAAATGAACTATGACAGATTAGGATGTAAAAAAGATCATAAGTTCGATTAGAAGTTTTGTTGTATCTATAGCTAGTATCTACAGTGTAAACGAGCCGAGCAACTACTGAGCTCGAATAAGCTTTAGCTCGACTCGTTTAAATTCTAAGAGTTCACTCTGCTTGTTTCGGGCATAATAGATGAAGCTCAAGTTTTGCTCGTTTGATATCATAACAGCTTGAGCTCGGGTCGAGCTCGACTCACTTATTATTCGATattttatttgttaatatataattacttataaatAATCATATTTATTTATTGGAGTATTTGAAGtactattactatatatattaCTCGAGTATTCGAAGTAGCATGATAGTTATGTTTAAGCTCGATATAAGAAGCTCGAATTTGAGATCATTACTAAACCATCTTTAAAATATGTTTATGCTTGATATCGAGCTCTTTTAAATTCAACTCAAATCaacttttaatgatttgagttcaaATTGTCCAGCTCATCTAAAAGAAGTGCCGATTGTATATAAACTTTCTCATAACAATGAGCATTTATAAATAGTTTGAGGGACCAATACGTAAAATTGAAATTTGAGTGGGCAGCAAGTCAAATTAGGGTTCTTTAAAAACAAATCAGCAGGCGATTCACTTTAGAATATCGCACCATCACAATGGCCGAAGACGGCCTGCCACAGTTCAACAAGTTAACAATCTCCGATACCGTCGAAGAAGCTGAATTCTCACAACGTGTTTTAATCCGATCAATTCTATCCCGTCCGGATGGCGGCGCCGGCCTCGCCGGAAAATCCTTAAGGGTCGGCGGTTGGGTGAAAAAAGGGCGAGAACAAGGCAAAGGCACCTTCGCTTTCCTTGAACTTAACGACGGATCATGTCCGGCGAATTTGCAATTGATTATTTACTCCGATGTAGCTCCGTTAAGTCAGTTCACTCCAACTGGCACGTGCTTGCACGTGGAAGGTGTGCTTCAAATGCCTCCTGAAGATAAACAGGGGAAACAGTCTATTGAACTTAGGGTTTCGAAGGTTCTAGATGTTGGTCCTGCGGATCCGGCTAAGTATCCGTTACCGAAAACTCAATTGACACTTGAATTCCTTAGGGATTATGTTCATCTTCGCCCTAGAACTAACACTGTAAGTTTTTAAGTCTTAGTGATTACAAcacttatttatataaattatgccAATATCTCTATCAGTGAATCATGTTATTTTATACAGAGTAGGCTTTTGGATTCAGGATCATATCCAGTTGTtaagatatataattatatacttgTGTATATAAATTTTTTTGGACATCGGGGACTAAACGCACGCGCGTACATCTTTCGTCGTTGCATAACCCGACCCAACTAGTGCCCGGGAGGAAACgcggaccaatccgagggcatggccggtaaaacaCTCCTCCCCGCCTGccccgcactaagcgaaaggcgacctggGTGGATGGATACTTCAGGTTAGGGATAACATTGAAGGTtagggataacattgagtgcaatgttgcagcctAGCGGAGTCCCGACCTCTTAGCAAGGCATGCCACTACTAGGTGAGCTACAACTCAATGCATCGTTTTAAAAAACGACCGAGGCGTACGCCTCGAGGTGCGAACGTTTTTGGAAAATCCCGTTTTGAAACGTACGCCGCCTCAATGGCCTTTAAAAATCGTACGCCTCATATGCCGAGGCGGATCGTTTCCTTGCTGAGGCGGTACGCCTCGATGGCCTTTTTTTGCTGAAGCGGTACGCCTCGTACACCTCAAAGACCTTTATGTATTTTTTAACTCCGCCTCGAATGTACGCCTCACCTCACAAAAGGGAAACGCCTCGAGGCGTGTTTCCGTTTTTTTAAACTTGGACTCAATGTTATACTTGCGTGTATAATTATAATTGGTCTGTTATAATTGCAGATTTCTGCAATTGCTCGCATACGTAATGCATTGGCATATGCGACTCACACGTTTTTCCAAAAGCATGGGTTTCTATATGTGCATACTCCAATTATTACAACTAGTGATTGTGAAGGTGCTGGAGAGATGTTTCAGGTGACGACACTAATAAACGAAGCTGAGAAAAACGAAAAGGAATTGCTTAAGAATCCTCCTCCATCACAAGAAGATGTGGATTTGGCTAAGAATGTAGTGAAGGAAAAGGGTGAGATAGTTGCAAAGTTGAAGGCTGATAAAGCGGGTAAACCTGCAATAACAGCTGCAGTTGTGGAACTTACTAAAGCTAAAGAGAATCTTGCAAAGGTTGTAGAGAGATTTAGTATGAAACCTGGTATCCCAAAGAAGGATGGGAAGGTTGATTATAGTCAAGATTTCTTTGCACGTCAGGCGTTTTTAACTGTTTCGGGTCAACTTCAAGTTGAGACGTTTGCTTGTGCTCTTAGTAGTGTTTACACTTTTGGGCCAACTTTTCGAGCCGAAAATTCTCATACGTCACGTCATCTTGCTGAATTCTGGATGGTTGAGCCTGAAATAGCGTTTGCTGATATTGAGGTATCGTACTTATGTAATGCCTTTTATGTAGCTTGAAGAAACTGATATGATATAAATGAATGAGAGTAATTAGGCATGAATTCTTGGTGAAGGTTTCACTTTATTGAGATGTTTctctaataatattagtaattgttattttaaGTTCCTCAAGGGCTTTCATATAAATTTGTCATGTTTTTATCTTGATTTTGTGAAATACAAATTGATGCACTTTTGCAGGATGACATGAAGTGTGCTGAGGCGTATGTTAGGTTTATGTGCCAATGGTTACTTGACAACTGTCTAGATGATATGGAGTTCATGgttcaaaagtttgataaaaatgcTATTAAGCGGCTTCAAATGGTTGCTTCAACCAACTTTGTACGCCTTTCATACACAGAAGCAATAACCATACTCGAGGAAGTTGTTGCTAAAGGCCACAAGTTTGAAAATAAAGTAGAATGGGGAATTGATTTGGCATCTGAACATGAAAAGTACTGTACTATTTTTAGTTAACTTTGGCAACGTATGTGTACATTTGCCATTTTATGTCATGAAATTTATTAGTTTCCCTACTTGCATTGTGTAGATATTTGACAGAGACGAAATTTGAGTCTCCTGTGATTGTATACAACTATCCTAAAGGGATCAAAGCATTTTACATGAAACTCAACCCAGACAAGAAAACAGTGGCTGCTATGGATGTTCTTGTGCCAAAGGTACAGTTTTCATCCTTATTTTATCCCCGATTGCTTTTTACAAACCATTTGTGTTTTTAAAGAAATGTGCACATCAGTATGTATATGAACAATGCTATATGTATGGAACACTGATTGTCAGTGTTTTTTTCTTATAGGTGGGTGAACTGATAGGTGGAAGTCAGCGAGAAGAGAATTATGAGGTCATCAAAGAAAGGTAACAGAACTGGCTCACTGTAAATTGGTTCTTTAAACTATATAAGGTGGTAATGAaacttaattaattataaatagctTCATATGGGTTGTGTTTTTATCTCAAAAGGGTCATGTCAGAGAATTATTTTATATAGTTACGAGCCAAGTGTGTTGAAGTTGCTCGAAGATGAAGTCTATATAGTATCAAGACCAAATTCTAAATTGTATTAatcattgattttaattttaaaTGTTATGTAATAGCAAATAGTACTGTTTTTGACATCATGAATAATCATTAAAAAATTATTAGAGTTGTTGGGGAATTAACACAGCCTTAACTATCACTTTTTAAAGAATTAACGATTCAACCCAAACCCGTTTTGACATATTATGCATCCAGTTTGACCCATTGATATGCCACATGCACTTGAAACATAATGGTATTTATTGGCTATGCAGGATTCTTGAAATGGGATTGCCGCTTGAGCCATACGAGTGGTACCTGGACCTGCGTCGCTATGGCACTGTAAAGCATAGTGGGTTTGGTCTTGGATTCGAAAGGATGATTCTTTTTGCAACAGGGATTGATAATATTAGGGATGTTATCCCTTTTCCAAGGTTTCCAGGAAGAGCAGATCTTTAAGCTTACATTGAAAGATACAAATACACAGATCATAATCAAATCATTCCTCTTGCTTTGTATTTGTTACCAGTAGTAAGTTAGTGTTTTTACTGGTATAGCCAATTTGGTAGACGCACAATGTGAGATTTTGTTGCTATATGCTATATGCATCTTCTTTCTTTATTTTACTATTTGGTGATGTTTAAAGACTTTTACTGCCTTACTGTGACAATCTCGCTTGACAGCTAATTTACAGTTTCTAGTTTTCCATCCGTCTATGAAGGTCCAAGTGTCATTTTAAAGCTACAGtagtaatatttaaataaataaataaatcaccttCTGATCAATTACTAAAAAAATAGTGACCTAAAAATCTACAAAATTAAAAAACTTACGCTATTGAATTTAGAAATCTATCTTGCAATACAATGATAATGTGAAAGTGAAATATATTATTTCATGATAAACTTTTGCAGACAGCATTACAATGTGAGCAATAATGCATGtactcatttattattaaaatgacacAATGCAGGGTATGGGTGAGCAATAACTGACTTGTACTCAATTAGTATTTAAAGCAAATCTGGTAGGACTGAAACAATTAAGATCAACAATGCTAGCATGTCCAACCAGCACAAGCTCTGCCATGGCAACACCGCTAGCTGGACCAATCAGAATGCCCCAATAACCGTGTCCACTAGCCACATAGCATCGTTTCATCCCAGGAACTTCACCCATGATCGGTAGCTCATCATCGGTGAAAGGCACTATAGCAGCTTCCTCATTAATCACTTTCGCACTATCCTCAGCAAGATGAGTCGAAACGATACCTGCTACTTTTTTAAGCACTTGTATCGCGTCATGTTCAGGCAAAACTAACTCGGGCCTATCAGGGACCTCGACTTCAATAGGTGGTCCACATATATACATTTGATCTGTATCATCAATTGTAAATGACCTTTAACCAAATCGAATATATAAATTGTTTCAATCAATTGTAAAAAAAACTTCAACCAATCAATTGtaaattataataaataacaagtgattatatatatatatatttaatttgtatcaaTCAATTGTAAATGACCTTTAACCAAAtcgaatatatataaataacaagTAAATTATAATAATGGTCCTGTACTTTATACGAAATcaatgaaaaatcatttttttctTTGAACCAAATCCAACtcaaatttaatttttaaaatctgAATTCAATTTTAGTTCAGTTCGGTTCGGTTCGATTTTCAATTATCAAGTTTACATCGAAAAATCTCAAAGCTGAATAAACCATAAACCATCTAACTAAAAACACAAATAAAGAAGAAGAAGGTGGTTATGGCAGTTACTTGGTGGACGTGGGAAAAAATCCGGGTCTATTGGGCCTATTCCTGGGCCCGGAGAGTAAGTACCAAACATGGCATGAGGTGTAATTACATCTCTATCTTTTGGTTCTAGTACCACGCAGTGCACCTTCTTTCCATACACCCTAAATTTAGATGATAGTTGGGACACTTATTAGTCCACGGACCAAGAGCCAAAACTACCGCATCACCATACACATTATCACCACCATCAACCATCACCACCACTCCGTTTTCCACCTCCGCCATATTCTCCACTTTCGCGATCACAACCTCCACTCCATACTCGTCCACCGCCTTGGCTAACAACACACGTGTGAATAATTGCGGGTGAACTTGAGCCGTGGTCTCATTAGTACCTAAAGTTAAAGAAAATGTCAACTTCTAAAAATGAACAATCAATTTTACATTTTATCCTTACATTTTTCTTAGTCTATTCATAATGTAAAAGACAAAAGTCACATTTCTTACTTTAATGACGAATTTATGTACTTCAACTAAAATTGCATACTAGACACAAAAAGAATTACAGTATTTTATAACGTACAGAGTAATATGAATTATtgtgaaaaaaaaaagaaatcacCTAAAAACCATCGAAATCCTTAATTTATCGGgttttaataatataaaaaaaatgtatCAGATTTTGTGTGGACACATTATCGATTTCACATGTTGTGTCACCGGTGAATCAGTGATCAGTTTTATTTATTCGTCACATAGTGCTCATATTTTTATAATGCTATGTAAATTTTTTAATTAATGTAACCTGCTAATAAACGTACCAATAATTTCACCGGTTTTAACTTGACCATCTACCCACGAAGGAAGAATAGGACTTTTGGATGGCTGTTCCGATTCATCGACTGAAATTTTGATGGTGGTAAGCGGACGAAGGTAGCCGTAGGTAACCGCTCCATTGAGTTCTTCAGCTAGCGAACGATGGAGATCGAAACTGGCTCGAGCCAAGGATGAGAGTGGGCCACCATCACACATGTCAAGTGCGAGGAAGGCGCCTGCCTTGCCTGATGCAGCCCCGGCTATGGATGATTGTTCAATGAGTGTTACTTGGGCTCCTTTCTTGGCTAAGTAGTAAGCCGTACAAACTCCGATGATTCCTCCACCACAAACCACCACTCGTTTTGGTGCATGATTATCCATattaattaatactccgtataaaGAAAGAAGTAGCTACAAATTATTTGATAAAAAGTTAAGTGTTTTTGCAATGCATACTTGTGGAAGAATATAAATGAACTCTTGGACAAATtatcatatgcatatatatatatatatatatatatatatatatatatatatatatatatatatatatatatatatatatatatatatatatatcttatattaatgATTTAATAGTTGATATTGATATTATTCATCACATAATtttaatcaaatattatataacacaaataaaaatatttacggtcaaatTTGAAAAAGAAATATTTTGAAAATCAACAGTGGCACTTAAGATGGGACAGAGGGAGTATACACCACAAGATCGTTTTCATATTTGTTGGTGCATGTAATCCCCAATTCTATAAAGTGTAATCGTTCTATTATGATACTTGTTATGTTTCAATCATGTATGAATATTGGTTACTATTTATTATCGTTTACTGTGTTTAACCAATGTCGTAGGATGGTTTCGAGTTGTTCGGTTGGcaactcagaccatcgaccgatggaaggcaccatcggtcgagggacgtagaccatcggccgatggtcaaaGACCATCGATCGAGGGTCGCTGCAGGTATATATAAATAGAGATGTCGGGTTTCATTGTTAGTTTACGAACCCTACACCTCCTAGCCGACTCATTCACTCATGTTATCGTCCCTAGCAATACCCTAACTGAATACAATCCCTAAGGCGTCGATATAATCAACAATTAGTTGGTTTTCTTTGATCCTGAAGCGTATTCGTATTCGTCTCGCCCTAGATTAGTGTTTTCCGCCTCTAATCTTGTGTCTAcgtttgttctaagatccttagaTCGTCTACAATATCCACCaaatgtacaacatataagctcatgagttccacattactctaaaaccaattgatgATAAAGTGAGGTTCCCATAAACTTATATATGCACATTTGTTTCTTTCACTTTTCGATGTGGGACACAATAAACCGATTAGCTCCAATAATCCTTCCGTCACACCACTTGTCCTAACCATGACATCCTTACTCACTGTCACATCAGCGCcaatcagctttctctctccactTCCTCCCTTCAGTGGCGACTCTGTGTATTGACCCGTGCGGTCACGGGACACCGCTAGTTTAAATATTTTGTAGAAAATACCATTTATATTGTAtagaacaccactaaatttaagtgTAGGACCTCATATATTTTTTGAATATATAGTTATTCTTTTAAGATGTATAGGACATGACTAAATTTAActgtgattgattcaagataatatttatcgatttatttctgtacatctaactgtggacaactagttgtaggttactaacgaggacagctgacttaataaacttaaaacatcaaaatatattaaaagtgttgtaaatatattttgaacatactttaatatatatgtatatattgttataggttcgtgaatcaaccagtggtcaagtcttacttcccgacgaagtaaaaatctgtgaaagtgagttatagtccgacttttaaaatctaatatttttgggatgagaatacatgcaggttttataaatgttttacgaaatagacacaagtaatcgaaactacattatatggttgaatgatcgaaatcgaatatgccccttttattaagtctggtaatctaagaattagggaacagacaccctaattgacgcgaatcctaaagatagatctatcgggcccaacaagccccatccaaagtaccggatgctttagtacttcgaaatttatatcatgtccgaaggagga
This genomic interval carries:
- the LOC139896433 gene encoding asparagine--tRNA ligase, cytoplasmic 1-like, translating into MAEDGLPQFNKLTISDTVEEAEFSQRVLIRSILSRPDGGAGLAGKSLRVGGWVKKGREQGKGTFAFLELNDGSCPANLQLIIYSDVAPLSQFTPTGTCLHVEGVLQMPPEDKQGKQSIELRVSKVLDVGPADPAKYPLPKTQLTLEFLRDYVHLRPRTNTISAIARIRNALAYATHTFFQKHGFLYVHTPIITTSDCEGAGEMFQVTTLINEAEKNEKELLKNPPPSQEDVDLAKNVVKEKGEIVAKLKADKAGKPAITAAVVELTKAKENLAKVVERFSMKPGIPKKDGKVDYSQDFFARQAFLTVSGQLQVETFACALSSVYTFGPTFRAENSHTSRHLAEFWMVEPEIAFADIEDDMKCAEAYVRFMCQWLLDNCLDDMEFMVQKFDKNAIKRLQMVASTNFVRLSYTEAITILEEVVAKGHKFENKVEWGIDLASEHEKYLTETKFESPVIVYNYPKGIKAFYMKLNPDKKTVAAMDVLVPKVGELIGGSQREENYEVIKERILEMGLPLEPYEWYLDLRRYGTVKHSGFGLGFERMILFATGIDNIRDVIPFPRFPGRADL